The following proteins come from a genomic window of Amphiura filiformis chromosome 16, Afil_fr2py, whole genome shotgun sequence:
- the LOC140172569 gene encoding monocarboxylate transporter 12-like yields MPKKGNSNVDTGWAWMIMVSCCITLFLYEATWKSLAVLLPTLKEQFDTHTWVIGTMVTLFASFRELGGPIVGILASKIDNRLLGIVGGTLIWLSIMCSSFATNVYELVGLLSIINGISFTLLWVPSLAMLAVYFDKYYTLVLGIVYASCSLGLMVFAPVTQFFLATYGWRGALLLLGGINLHLLISGILLRQPKYDFTTTTKIDNLRNSYSPVCQNDDDNNEAFGWQNQPLNHSNFERGIYALVNLAGLDLFTNSSFLVCCIVTVCFASTFTGWIVYFIPHCLVKGLSPYEASFLATAAGFSNLIGHIIYVPFLSRDLISVRGGLYISGTVATIALLADRFTSTIPTIFIANIILTAATGAAYSLCDVYLKSIVDPNSLAKAIGWRMGISGALRKIPGFVVGKWVYTVADAGILERGTHYTRSYRVALVRNMGV; encoded by the exons ATGCCCAAGAAGGGGAATTCCAACGTGGATACTGGTTGGGCATGGATGATAATGGTATCGTGCTGTATAACTCTATTCCTTTATGAAGCTACGTGGAAATCGTTAGCAGTACTTCTCCCTACATTGAAAGAGCAGTTTGACACTCACACATGGGTAATCGGCACAATGGTGACATTATTTGCCAGTTTCCGAGAACTTGGAG GACCAATTGTTGGTATACTTGCTAGTAAAATAGACAACCGGCTACTGGGCATTGTTGGTGGTACATTAATTTGGCTTTCAATAATGTGTTCGTCGTTTGCGACAAATGTTTATGAGCTTGTTGGATTATTATCTATTATAAAcg GAATATCATTCACCTTACTGTGGGTTCCAAGCTTGGCGATGTTAGCAGTTTATTTTGACAAATACTACACACTAGTTCTTGGGATTGTTTATGCCAGTTGTTCATTGGGATTGATGGTATTTGCTCCTGTTACGCAATTTTTTCTAGCGACCTATGGATGGCGTGGTGCATTGTTACTTCTTGGAGGCATTAATTTACATCTGCTTATAAGCGGAATCTTGTTACGGCAACCAAAATATGATTTCACTACAACTACCAAAATTGATAACTTACGAAATTCATATTCGCCTGTATGTCAAAATGACGATGATAATAATGAGGCATTTGGATGGCAAAATCAGCCGTTAAATCATTCAAATTTTGAGCGCGGAATATACGCATTGGTAAATCTCGCCGGGCTTGATCTTTTCACCAATTCTTCCTTTCTAGTATGTTGCATTGTTACGGTTTGTTTCGCCAGCACGTTTACCGGATGGATTGTATACTTCATACCTCATTGTTTGGTCAAAGGACTTTCCCCATACGAGGCCTCGTTTTTAGCGACCGCTGCTGGATTTTCTAATTTAATTGGACACATAATCTATGTTCCTTTCCTGTCCAGAGATCTTATCAGCGTTCGAGGTGGCCTGTATATATCCGGAACAGTGGCAACAATCGCGCTCTTGGCAGATAGATTTACCTCAACGATCCCTACTATCTTCATAGCGAACATAATTCTAACTGCAGCAACAGGTGCGGCCTATTCTCTATGTGACGTCTACTTGAAGTCTATTGTAGACCCAAATTCGTTAGCGAAAGCAATTGGATGGCGAATGGGAATATCTGGGGCATTAAGAAAAATACCCGGATTTGTAGTAGGTAAGTGGGTTTACACAGTGGCGGATGCAGGAATTTTGGAAAGAGGGACACACTACACTAGAAGCTATCGTGTGGCGCTTGTACGAAACATGGGTGTCTGA